The window CTCATTTCTCCCGATCTTAACCTAATTGTAACGTAAGTATTTTCACTAGCTACTAATTGTACGTAACTACCAGCTGAACGTGCTATTTGACCTCCCTTTCCAGGTTTCATTTCTACATTATGAACTAATTCTCCAATTGGAATATTTTTTAAAGGCAATGAATTTCCTACTTTTATAGATTCTTTAATACCGGAAATAACTTTATCACCGATGGATAAACCTTTAGGAGCTAAAATATAATTACGTTTCCCATCCTTATATAAGATTAAAGCAATATTTGCTGAACGATTAGGATCATATTCAAAACGTTCTACAACAGCAGGAATACCGTCTTTTTTTCTTTTAAAATCAAGAATTCTATACGCTCTTTTATGACCTCCACCTATATGACGAGTAGTAATTCGACCAGCATTATTCCTTCCACCTGTCTTAGTATTCTTTTTTGTTAGTAAAGAAAATGATTTACCTTTATATAAATTTTTATTAACCACTTTAATAACATGACGACGACCAGGAGATGTCGGTTTACATTTAATAATTGTCATTTTTTTTCCTACAACTAATCTACGTTACTAAGTAAGTCTACATTTTGACCTTTTCTTAAAGTAATATAAGCTTTTTTCCAAATTTTATGGCGACTTACTTGATTCCCTTTACGTTTTATTTTTTCTTTAACTAAAAGTGTATTGATAGAACTCACTTTTACTTTGAACAATTCTTGTATAGCTTTTCTT of the Buchnera aphidicola (Pemphigus immunis) genome contains:
- the rplB gene encoding 50S ribosomal protein L2, with translation MTIIKCKPTSPGRRHVIKVVNKNLYKGKSFSLLTKKNTKTGGRNNAGRITTRHIGGGHKRAYRILDFKRKKDGIPAVVERFEYDPNRSANIALILYKDGKRNYILAPKGLSIGDKVISGIKESIKVGNSLPLKNIPIGELVHNVEMKPGKGGQIARSAGSYVQLVASENTYVTIRLRSGEMRKIPSDCRATIGEVGNSEHMLRVLGKAGASRWRGIRPTVRGTAMNPVDHPHGGGEGRNFGKHPVTPWGFQTKGKKTRKNKRTDKFILRSRNK
- the rplW gene encoding 50S ribosomal protein L23; the encoded protein is MTHKDLIFKVLLSPKISEKSSLSAEKHNTVVFKVKKDAKKSTIRKAIQELFKVKVSSINTLLVKEKIKRKGNQVSRHKIWKKAYITLRKGQNVDLLSNVD